CGGCCAGGACGGTCTCGCAGTGGGGACACCAGTTGACCTCGGCGTCCCGTCGCTCGACCAGGCCCTCCTCGTGGAAGCGGGTGAACAGCCACTGGTTCCAGCGGTAGTACTCGGGGGTGCAGGTGGCGATCTCGCGGTCCCAGTCGTAGCCGAATCCCATCGATTCCATCTGCCCGCGCATGGTGTCGATGCAGTCGAACGTCCAGTCGCGCGGGTTGGTGTCGCGCTCCTTGGCCGCGTTCTCGGCGGGCAGGCCGAAGGCGTCCCACCCCATCGGGTGGAGCACGTCGTCGCCGCGCATCCGTCGGTAGCGGGCGTAGGCGTCGGTGATCGTGTAATTTCGAACGTGGCCCATGTGGAGTTTGCCCGAGGGGTAGGGGTACATCCCCAGGACGTACGTCGGATCCTCGACGTCGTCGGGCGTTCGGTACACGTTCGCGTCGTCCCACGCCTCCTGCCAGCGTCGTTCGACCGTCGCGTGGTCGTATCCCGAGTCGCTCATTTGCTTATATAGGATTGGCGGAGGCGAGGTTCTATACCTTTCCATTGGCGGGCAAACGGACAGTTCCCGCTCGCCTCGAGGCGAGCACCCGAACCAGTAGTTACGTTCCGGTACGTTTTCGAACCGGGTCGAGGGGACGAAGTGGGACCGTTCTCGAGAGTGAAACCGCTAGACTGTGGCAGGGAAACGGGAACAAGATGGAACGATCAAAAACCGATGCAACCGTCGCGGCTTTATATACGTACGCCGACGGAACGACGGACCACAATGGCACCACTCATCAGCGCACTGGTCGCGTTCATCGTCGCACTACTGGTTGGCGGCCTGGCAATCTACCTCGCCGCGAGCGTCGTCATCGACGCCCACAGTTACGAGCACGCAATCGTGACGGCTATCATCGGCGCCATCGCGTGGGCGCTCACGTCCTGGATTCCGCTCCTGGGGCCGATCATCGCCCTGATCGTCTGGATCGGCGTGATCAACTGGCGCTACCCCGGCGGGTGGGTGACTGCCGCAACCATCGGCGTGGTCGCCTGGCTGTCGGCACTGGTGATCCTGTTCGTGCTCAACGCAGTCCTGGGACTCAACGTCGGCGCGTTCGGCGTGCCGATCTGAGCCGTTCGGAGCGGTTTCCCGTTTCGTCGTCGAAACGCGTTTTCAACCGGCCAAGCATGTCGTTCGACCTGGTCCAGCATGTCGTTCGACCCGGTCAGGCGTGTCGTCTGACTCGACTAAACGCGTCGTTCGACCCGACGTTTGTCTCGGGTACCGAGGAAACAATCCATCCGTGTGCCGCCGACGCGTTCTCGGCGGAATTCTCGCCTGTTCCTCACTCGGTTCTGGCTGTCTCTCGAGCGCCGATGAGGGCGACGGCTCGAGCGCGTACTTCCGAGTGAAAAGGCTTCGATACCGCCTGGTTTCGCGCTTCGCTAGTCGATGTCGATGCGCTTCGAGTCGTCGCTTTCCTGCAATTTCGGCAGTGTGACCGTCAGTACGCCGTTGTTGTAGTTGGCCGATATCGACTCCTCGTCGACCGGTTCGGGGAGGTGCAGCCGTCGACTGACCGACTTGTGCGACCGCTCCCGGCGGAGATAGCGGTCGTGTTCGTCGGTGCGATCGGTCTCCTGTTCGGCCTCGAGGCGGAGCGTCCCCTCGACGAGCGTCAACTCGATGTCCTCGGTCTCGAAGCCAGGGAGGTCGGCCGTCACGACGTACTCGTCGCGGTGATCGGCCACGTCGACGGCGACCGAACCCGGAAACGAGAGGCCGCTACCGCCGACGCCCGTTTCGAACTGCTTGCTGACTCGGTCGAGCATCTCCTCGAGGTCGTCGAACGGATTGCGTCGCATGCGAGTCGATAGGCGCTCGAAGAGGATAAATTGTGCCCCGGCGAGGACGACAGAACCGGCAGGGTCGCGCGGGTTTCGTACACTCGACGACGTGTTCGAGGTCGTACACTTTCACTCAACCACGTACACTCTCACTCGACGACGTGTTCGAGGTCGTACGACCCCAGTCGGCGAACCCACCCCCTCTCGGCGAGGGCCTCCAGGTTGGCGATTGCCTCCTGGGTGCGCTCCTCGTAGAGGCCGGCGTCGACGTCCATGTGGAATACGTAGTCGCCGAGTCGCTCGCCGCTCGGGCGCGATTCGACCCGGCTCAGGTTGATGTCGCGGTCGGCGAACGGCTCGAGGAGTTCGAGGAGCAGTCCAGGATAGTTCGCGTTCGGGTAGACCACGAGCGAGGTCTTCCCGCCGGCCTCCGAGCGCTCGGAGGCGGGTGCGAGCGCGAAGAACCGCGTCGCGTTCGACGTCTGGTCCTGGATGTCGGCGGCGAGGACCTCGAGGTCGTCGCCCGCCGTGGCGGGGTGGGCGATGCCCGCGACGGAGGGGTTCTCGCGGGCGTACTCGACGCCCTGGGCCGTGCTCGAGACGGCCTCGAGGGTCGCATCGGGGTACTCGGACTCGAGGTAGGCGCGACACTGGGCGAGCGCCTGGGAGTGGCTGGCGATGGTGTCGAAGTTCGGTCCCTGGGCGAGCAGGGCGTGGCGGATCGGCGTGACGATCTCGCGGACGACGGCGACGTCGTACTCCGCGAGGGCATCCTGGCTCTCGGTGACGCTCCCCTCGATGCTGTTCTCGATGGGGATCACCCCGCGGTCGAACTCGCCGGCGGCGACGGCGGCGACGATGTCGGTGACCGACTGGCGGAAGACGACGTCGTCGTCGAGCGCTCGCGTCGCGCGATGCGAATAGGTCCCTTCGGGGCCGAGCGTGACGGCTGTCATATGCTTCGTAGGGGAGCGGATCCCGAAAAACGTGCCGAAGGTGGTGATTTCTCGAGAAGTGCTGGGTCTTCGTCTCGAGAAGCGGTGTCTCGCGCCCGAATGCGTGTCCACGCCGTTCGTCCGTCAGTTCCTACAACGACTTGTAATCGTCGCTGAACACCTCGAGCGTGGCGACGAGCGCGCCGAGGACGATGGGGCCGTAGAACAACCCCATGAACCCGAAAGCGGTGACCCCGCCCAGGACGCCGACAATAATCACGGCCGGGTTGAGTTCGGCGTAACGGTCGACGACGATCGGTCGCAGGTAGTCGTCCGACAGACCGACGATGACCATACTGTAGATCGCCAACCCGA
This region of Natronosalvus halobius genomic DNA includes:
- a CDS encoding Hsp20/alpha crystallin family protein, with translation MRRNPFDDLEEMLDRVSKQFETGVGGSGLSFPGSVAVDVADHRDEYVVTADLPGFETEDIELTLVEGTLRLEAEQETDRTDEHDRYLRRERSHKSVSRRLHLPEPVDEESISANYNNGVLTVTLPKLQESDDSKRIDID
- the pheA gene encoding prephenate dehydratase, which translates into the protein MTAVTLGPEGTYSHRATRALDDDVVFRQSVTDIVAAVAAGEFDRGVIPIENSIEGSVTESQDALAEYDVAVVREIVTPIRHALLAQGPNFDTIASHSQALAQCRAYLESEYPDATLEAVSSTAQGVEYARENPSVAGIAHPATAGDDLEVLAADIQDQTSNATRFFALAPASERSEAGGKTSLVVYPNANYPGLLLELLEPFADRDINLSRVESRPSGERLGDYVFHMDVDAGLYEERTQEAIANLEALAERGWVRRLGSYDLEHVVE